Proteins encoded by one window of Culicoides brevitarsis isolate CSIRO-B50_1 chromosome 2, AGI_CSIRO_Cbre_v1, whole genome shotgun sequence:
- the LOC134829390 gene encoding uncharacterized protein C3orf38 homolog: MSKYSDIERQGLVEFFNYNETNQKILISIAKTISKMKDMTAEDALEVVLVHSSGVLSILNRKAITREVLFKYLHGHRVSVYENFTKLLLIERMIEYWQTRNAAEIAPQPSTTTVMTSNATTNHSATMAEHFPINLMSRQFCSWFFENFNADALKLNDLWVDCFLSVRIVAAGQEVNDTETNGHEACLQMLSHLKRQLSILFNPNLCHEGVQGRIDPHGLVVLMCCGTVHSQTACVGLFESAFGLMRDPYNENNWRIRHLKLQIKSSTTDATPKLRDCDTLQQILALPETSDVV, from the exons ATGAGCAAATATAGTGACATCGAGCGACAGGGACTCGTGGAATTCTTCAATTACAATGAGACGAACCAAAAAATCCTGATATCCATCGCAAAAACGATCTCTAAAATGAAAGATATGACAGCCGAAG aTGCCTTGGAAGTGGTTTTGGTGCATTCGAGTGGCGTTCTCAGCATCCTGAACCGAAAAGCGATCACGCGAGAAGTGCTTTTCAAGTATTTGCACGGTCATCGTGTCAGTGTCTACGAGAATTTCACCAAATTGTTGCTAATCGAACGGATGATCGAGTATTGGCAGACACGAAATGCCGCCGAAATCGCTCCCCAACCCTCGACAACCACTGTGATGACCTCAAATGCAACGACAAACCATTCCGCAACGATGGCCGAACACTTTCCCATCAATCTCATGTCACGTCAATTCTGTTCCTGGTTCTTTGAGAACTTTAATGCCGATGCGCTGAAGCTCAATGACTTGTGGGTCGATTGTTTTCTCAGTGTTCGCATTGTGGCGGCAGGGCAAGAGGTGAACGACACCGAAACGAACGGGCATGAGGCATGTTTGCAGATGCTGTCGCACCTAAAACGTCAACTCAGTATTCTCTTCAATCCGAATTTGTGTCATGAGGGTGTGCAAGGGCGCATCGATCCACATGGGCTGGTCGTGCTAATGTGTTGCGGCACCGTTCACAGTCAAACGGCGTGCGTCGGGCTCTTTGAATCCGCTTTCGGACTCATGCGAGACCCCTACAATGAGAATAACTGGCGAATTCGACACTTGAAACTGCAAATTAAGAGCAGCACGACAGACGCGACGCCGAAATTGAGAGACTGCGACACGCTACAACAAATTCTCGCATTGCCCGAAACGAGTGACGTTGTTTAA
- the LOC134829391 gene encoding U6 snRNA-associated Sm-like protein LSm5 encodes MASAPPTAQSTLLPLELVDKCIGSRIHIIMKNDKEMVGTLLGFDDFVNMLLEDVTEYENTPEGRRITKLDQILLNGNNITMLVPGGDVPE; translated from the exons ATGGCATCAGCTCCTCCAACGGCACAATCAACACTTTTACCACTTG AGCTCGTGGACAAATGCATCGGTTCCCGAATTCACATCATCATGAAAAACGACAAAGAAATGGTCGGAACTCTCTTGGGCTTTGATGATTTCGTGAACATGTTACTGGAGGACGTGACGGAATACGAAAATACTCCCGAAGGACGACGAATCACCAAATTGGATCAGATTCTGTTGAACGGAAATAACATAACGAtg ctCGTTCCTGGCGGCGACGTTCCCGAATAA
- the LOC134828884 gene encoding cysteine-rich PDZ-binding protein, which translates to MVCDKCEAKLAKIVTPDPWKSGARNTTEGGRKINENKALTSSKERFNPIGELRPCRICRSKTHQKGAYYCQACAYKKGICAMCGKKILNTKGYRQSST; encoded by the coding sequence ATGGTTTGCGATAAATGTGAGGCAAAATTAGCGAAAATAGTGACGCCAGACCCGTGGAAATCGGGCGCCCGCAATACCACAGAGGGCGGCAGGAAGATTAACGAGAACAAGGCACTCACAAGTTCCAAGGAGCGCTTCAATCCGATCGGAGAGCTGAGACCTTGTCGAATTTGTCGGTCGAAAACGCATCAAAAGGGAGCTTATTACTGTCAGGCGTGCGCTTACAAGAAGGGAATTTGTGCGATGTGCGGCAAAAAGATCCTAAATACCAAAGGATATCGACAGTCGTCTACTTAG